In Acidobacteriota bacterium, the following proteins share a genomic window:
- the treY gene encoding malto-oligosyltrehalose synthase — protein MTKSVTQVDARIPLATYRLQFHAQFTLPQAANLVGYLDALGISHYYASPLFVARPGSLHGYDVTDPTQLNPELGTEENLQELAAALRERGMGMLLDVVPNHMCIAGTGNEWWNDLLENGPSSPYAAFFDIDWQPPKENLKNKVLLPILGDQYGRVLENQELRLSYQRGGFFVQYYETRLPIAPRSSILILKALLESITLKTEEAQLQRAELESIMFALEHLPPREELNPEKVKQRRREKESVKRRLSALVNSSREIRRALRRVVRSFNGVKGEQHSFDQLEKLLAAQAYRLSFWRVAADEINYRRFFDVNELAAIRVEEPKVFTAVHRLVFRLLREGVITGLRIDHIDGLLYPERYLEQLRRICQRALRSAGGSSATQQTTGQQTRTQQRCYVVVEKILGRDERLRARWAAHGTTGYEFLNLLNGLFVDERGQAAFQQIWQRVSGETLGFEEVAYAGKKLILRAAMSGELHVLARSLERIAEQHRYSRDFTLNSLHQALGEVIACFPVYRSYIHPRKNESQPQIGTPEISAEDRRSIQIAVRRAQLRNPALSKTIFDFIRSLLLLEEPGDLAAEQRLERRNFVMRFQQLTGPVTAKGVEDTAFYRYYPLASLCEVGSHPARFGLSPTAFHAANQQRLAEWPHTLLATSTHDTKRSEDVRARLNVLSEIPARWDRALRLWQRLNRKFKTDVNDLPAPDARDEYLLYQTLVGAFPFQFEDDTARQSFLQRMQEYMVKALREAKRHSSWLSPNEDYEQAMRDFTTRILMPDGPFLPAFQEFQAPLARAGAFNSLSQTLLKLTVPGVPDFYQGTELWDFSLVDPDNRQPVDYARRQQLLISLRPTNEPDAPMFAEELLRNLMDGRIKLFVTSQALNFRRKHREVFECGQYLPLQSMGARARHVVSFARRHKQQTVIVVATRFFLSLLAEAEAPTGSRVWDDTAIQMHAELRGCYRDIFTGSRICMNEAEAELRLAQVCERLPFAALERV, from the coding sequence ATGACGAAATCCGTGACCCAAGTTGACGCGCGTATTCCCTTGGCCACTTACCGCCTGCAATTTCATGCTCAATTCACGTTGCCACAAGCAGCCAATCTCGTCGGGTACCTGGATGCGCTCGGCATCAGCCATTATTACGCTTCGCCCTTGTTTGTGGCCCGCCCTGGCAGCTTGCACGGCTATGACGTGACTGACCCCACCCAGCTCAATCCTGAGCTGGGAACTGAGGAGAACTTGCAGGAGTTGGCAGCGGCGCTCAGGGAGCGTGGAATGGGGATGCTGCTCGATGTTGTGCCCAATCATATGTGTATTGCCGGAACCGGCAACGAATGGTGGAATGACCTGCTGGAGAATGGTCCTAGCTCGCCGTATGCCGCGTTCTTCGATATTGACTGGCAACCACCCAAAGAGAATCTGAAGAACAAAGTCTTGCTGCCGATCTTGGGGGATCAATATGGCCGGGTGCTGGAAAACCAGGAACTGCGCCTGAGCTATCAGCGCGGCGGGTTCTTTGTTCAGTATTACGAAACCAGGCTGCCTATCGCGCCACGCTCCTCGATTTTGATTCTCAAAGCGTTATTGGAATCAATCACCCTAAAGACCGAAGAGGCTCAGTTACAGCGAGCCGAACTCGAAAGCATCATGTTCGCGCTTGAGCATCTGCCACCGCGCGAGGAACTCAATCCAGAGAAGGTGAAACAACGCCGCCGCGAAAAGGAAAGCGTCAAACGCCGGCTTTCCGCGTTGGTCAATTCCAGCCGCGAGATACGGCGCGCACTCAGGCGTGTCGTGCGGAGCTTCAACGGAGTGAAAGGCGAGCAACACAGTTTCGATCAATTGGAGAAATTGCTGGCTGCCCAGGCTTATCGGTTGTCTTTCTGGCGCGTAGCTGCCGATGAGATCAATTACCGCCGCTTCTTCGATGTCAACGAACTGGCCGCCATCCGCGTCGAAGAGCCAAAGGTTTTCACCGCTGTGCATCGGCTGGTGTTTCGTTTATTGCGCGAAGGCGTTATCACGGGCCTGCGCATTGATCATATTGACGGGCTGCTCTACCCCGAACGTTATCTGGAACAATTGCGGCGCATCTGCCAGCGCGCGCTGCGCTCGGCAGGCGGCTCCAGTGCCACTCAGCAAACCACTGGCCAGCAAACCAGGACTCAGCAAAGATGCTACGTTGTGGTCGAAAAGATTTTGGGACGCGACGAACGGCTACGCGCGCGCTGGGCGGCCCACGGCACGACGGGCTACGAGTTTCTCAACCTGCTGAATGGCTTGTTCGTAGATGAACGTGGCCAAGCGGCTTTTCAACAAATCTGGCAACGAGTTTCCGGTGAAACCTTGGGCTTTGAAGAGGTGGCCTATGCGGGCAAAAAGCTGATCTTGCGCGCCGCCATGTCCGGCGAATTGCATGTGCTGGCACGCAGTCTGGAGCGCATCGCTGAACAGCACCGGTACTCACGCGATTTCACTCTCAATAGCCTACACCAGGCGCTCGGTGAGGTAATTGCGTGCTTTCCGGTTTATCGCAGTTACATTCACCCTCGGAAAAATGAATCCCAGCCCCAAATCGGCACCCCTGAAATCAGCGCAGAAGATCGGCGTTCCATCCAAATTGCCGTGCGACGCGCGCAGCTTCGTAACCCAGCGCTCAGCAAAACGATTTTCGACTTCATCCGCTCGCTGTTGTTGCTGGAAGAACCGGGCGACCTTGCGGCGGAGCAGCGTTTAGAGCGGCGCAATTTCGTCATGCGCTTTCAGCAACTAACCGGCCCGGTCACGGCGAAAGGGGTCGAGGATACGGCGTTTTACCGTTATTACCCGTTGGCCTCGTTATGCGAAGTCGGTAGCCATCCCGCGCGCTTTGGGCTTTCTCCCACCGCCTTTCATGCGGCGAATCAGCAACGCTTGGCTGAGTGGCCACATACGCTGCTCGCCACCTCAACCCACGACACCAAACGCAGCGAAGACGTCCGCGCGCGGCTTAATGTCCTATCTGAAATACCGGCGCGCTGGGATCGCGCCCTGCGCCTGTGGCAACGCCTTAACCGGAAATTCAAAACGGACGTAAACGATTTGCCTGCACCGGACGCCCGCGATGAGTATCTGCTCTATCAAACGCTGGTCGGCGCCTTTCCATTCCAATTCGAGGATGACACGGCGCGCCAATCCTTTCTGCAACGGATGCAGGAATACATGGTCAAGGCTCTGCGGGAAGCCAAACGACACTCAAGTTGGCTCAGTCCAAACGAGGACTACGAACAGGCCATGCGCGATTTCACGACACGCATTCTGATGCCAGACGGTCCATTCCTGCCGGCCTTCCAGGAATTTCAAGCGCCGCTGGCGCGGGCGGGCGCTTTCAACTCGCTTTCGCAGACGCTGCTCAAGCTGACGGTACCCGGCGTGCCTGATTTTTATCAAGGCACGGAACTTTGGGATTTCAGTCTGGTTGATCCGGATAACCGCCAGCCCGTTGATTACGCCAGGCGCCAGCAGCTTCTTATTTCACTGCGCCCGACCAATGAGCCGGACGCGCCAATGTTCGCGGAAGAATTGCTGCGGAATCTCATGGACGGAAGGATTAAGCTATTTGTGACAAGCCAAGCGCTCAATTTTCGACGTAAACACCGCGAGGTATTTGAATGCGGCCAATACTTGCCGCTGCAAAGCATGGGCGCACGGGCGCGTCACGTCGTCAGTTTTGCGCGCCGCCACAAGCAGCAGACCGTGATCGTTGTGGCAACGCGCTTTTTCCTCTCACTGCTGGCAGAGGCCGAAGCGCCCACAGGCAGCCGCGTCTGGGACGATACTGCCATCCAAATGCACGCTGAGCTGCGGGGTTGCTATCGCGACATATTCACAGGCAGCCGTATTTGTATGAATGAGGCTGAAGCGGAGTTGCGGCTAGCCCAGGTCTGCGAGCGGCTTCCGTTTGCAGCGCTTGAGCGTGTATGA
- a CDS encoding DUF2934 domain-containing protein has protein sequence MHEEGQAYDHNTAAAPDFQEQIRQRAYALFQQRGSDGGDALSDWYRAEAEIRAALGASEVNNFSQTKNKAGSRRLTTWAF, from the coding sequence TTGCATGAAGAAGGGCAAGCCTACGATCACAATACTGCGGCGGCGCCAGACTTTCAGGAACAAATCCGCCAGCGTGCTTACGCCCTGTTTCAGCAGCGCGGCAGCGACGGTGGTGACGCCCTCAGTGATTGGTATCGAGCCGAGGCGGAAATCCGGGCGGCATTAGGCGCGTCTGAGGTTAACAACTTTTCCCAAACCAAAAACAAGGCTGGCAGCCGAAGGCTTACTACCTGGGCTTTTTAA
- the treZ gene encoding malto-oligosyltrehalose trehalohydrolase — MKNNRSLPIGAEVLENGDVHFRVWAPQHRKVEVVFDGLENLNFPLQAEASGYFAGATRKASAGACYRFRLDEEERLYPDPASRFQPDGPHGPSQVVHPRDFPWTDQAWRGVKLKGQMIYEMHIGTFTRAGTWAAAQAELAELAELGVTVLEVMPVADFAGRFGWGYDGVNLFAPSRLYGQPDDFRRFIDHAHALGLGVILDVVYNHLGPDGNYLKRFAEDYFSTKHKTEWGEALNYDGPNSQPVREYILTNAAYWITEYHLDGLRLDATQSLYDDSAEHILAALTRTVRAAAKGRETLIVGENEPQHMRLVHPAERGGYGLDALWNDDFHHSAMVAMTGRTEAYYTDYCGKPQEFISAAKYGFLYQGQWYRWQQRRRGSSDLRQSPAAFITFLQNHDQVANSGRGERCHRLTSPGRYRALTALLLLGPGTPMLFQGQEFASSSPFYYFADFEGELKRLVREGRAAALAQFRGLATPEMQAALADPGDLATFERSKLDFAERERHAHVYQLHRELLQLRRNEAVFRAQQPDALDGAVLGAEAFVLRFFGDDLEGHADRLLLINLGVDLVLSPAPEPLLAPPSGQHWDVLWSSEDPRYGGLGTPPLETTANWLIPGHAAVVLQPAAGTTVVEASLIHPEVQQEMLLKAAGQKLD, encoded by the coding sequence ATGAAAAACAATCGCAGTCTGCCCATCGGCGCGGAGGTATTGGAAAATGGCGACGTCCATTTTCGCGTGTGGGCACCACAGCACCGAAAAGTGGAAGTCGTTTTTGACGGCCTCGAAAACTTAAACTTCCCGCTGCAAGCGGAAGCGTCAGGTTACTTTGCTGGGGCGACGCGAAAGGCGAGCGCGGGAGCGTGTTACCGGTTCCGCCTCGATGAAGAGGAACGGCTTTATCCTGATCCCGCTTCGCGATTTCAGCCGGACGGGCCGCATGGTCCTTCGCAGGTGGTGCATCCGCGTGACTTTCCTTGGACAGATCAAGCCTGGCGAGGCGTGAAGCTCAAAGGTCAGATGATATACGAAATGCATATCGGGACTTTTACGCGCGCAGGCACTTGGGCGGCGGCGCAAGCGGAGTTGGCGGAGTTGGCGGAGTTGGGGGTGACGGTGTTAGAGGTAATGCCGGTGGCCGATTTTGCGGGCCGTTTCGGTTGGGGCTATGACGGCGTGAATCTGTTCGCGCCGTCACGTTTGTATGGCCAGCCGGATGATTTTCGCCGGTTTATTGATCACGCACACGCGCTCGGCCTCGGTGTGATTCTGGATGTTGTTTATAACCACTTGGGGCCGGACGGGAATTACCTCAAGAGATTTGCCGAGGATTACTTTTCGACCAAGCATAAGACCGAATGGGGGGAGGCGCTCAATTATGACGGCCCCAACAGCCAACCGGTGCGCGAATACATTCTCACCAATGCTGCGTATTGGATTACGGAATATCACCTGGATGGTCTGCGCCTCGATGCCACACAAAGCCTTTACGACGATTCGGCTGAGCACATTCTGGCGGCGTTGACGCGCACGGTACGCGCGGCGGCAAAGGGGCGAGAGACGCTCATCGTCGGCGAAAATGAGCCGCAACACATGCGCTTGGTGCATCCCGCCGAGCGCGGTGGCTACGGACTCGACGCGCTTTGGAATGATGATTTCCATCACAGTGCGATGGTGGCAATGACCGGACGCACCGAAGCCTATTACACCGATTATTGCGGCAAACCGCAGGAATTCATCTCCGCCGCCAAATATGGCTTTCTCTATCAAGGCCAATGGTATCGTTGGCAACAGCGGCGGCGCGGGTCGTCCGATTTGCGCCAGTCTCCGGCGGCCTTCATCACCTTCCTGCAAAATCACGATCAAGTCGCCAATTCAGGCCGTGGCGAACGTTGCCATCGGCTGACAAGCCCAGGACGGTATCGCGCGCTGACGGCCCTGCTTTTGCTGGGGCCTGGCACGCCCATGCTCTTTCAAGGGCAGGAGTTCGCTTCGTCGAGCCCTTTTTATTACTTTGCTGATTTTGAGGGCGAACTAAAACGCTTGGTCAGAGAAGGGCGCGCAGCCGCGCTCGCCCAATTTCGCGGCCTGGCCACGCCAGAGATGCAGGCGGCGCTGGCCGATCCGGGTGACCTCGCTACGTTTGAACGCTCCAAACTTGATTTTGCCGAGCGCGAACGCCACGCCCACGTGTATCAATTGCACCGCGAGTTGTTGCAATTGCGCCGTAACGAAGCGGTTTTTCGCGCGCAGCAACCAGACGCGCTGGATGGTGCGGTGCTGGGCGCTGAAGCTTTTGTGCTGCGCTTTTTTGGTGACGATTTGGAAGGGCACGCCGATCGCTTGTTGTTGATCAATCTGGGTGTTGATCTGGTGCTGAGCCCCGCGCCGGAGCCTTTGTTAGCGCCACCGTCAGGTCAGCATTGGGACGTGTTGTGGTCGAGCGAAGACCCGCGTTACGGCGGGTTAGGCACTCCGCCGCTGGAAACGACGGCTAACTGGCTGATCCCTGGTCATGCGGCGGTCGTGTTGCAACCGGCGGCGGGCACGACAGTGGTGGAAGCTTCGTTGATCCATCCTGAAGTGCAACAGGAAATGCTGTTGAAAGCGGCGGGTCAAAAGCTGGATTGA
- a CDS encoding glycogen debranching enzyme family protein — MSEIVRRLVWPGKENAESLLAREWLVTNGLGGYASGTLGGVATRRFHGLLIAALPAPFGRTMMLNRLSETLHLPEGTAISLCGEESQPDAPEIIVAQYLAEFRLERGLPVWRFEIGQTVLEKYLLLPHRQNTVQISYKLLAGPGPVQLELRPALYFRPHEGRVDEPLLEPYTLLAKGDRYEISGRQGHPPLRLRLLGEEAALTLKRDLIRDLHYRVEARRGYDAQGVLWSPGSFTTELSVNRTATLIASSEAWETVDALAPEEALSAERERRERLLLAAPPQAQEGLGAELVLAADQFIIVPAGRIEEAARARAAGDEVRTVIAGYHWFTDWGRDTMISLEGLTLATGRLAEAGWILRTFAHYVRDGLIPNVFPEGEREGLYHTADASLWFFHALDRYLQATGDRETLRVILPALREIVQQHLNGTHFGIGMDERDGLLRQGAAGYQLTWMDAKVGDWVVTPRRGKAVEINALWYNALRLLAQWVSQEENAAEAESFKRYAEQAKASFNARFWYGAGGYLYDVIDGEHGDDAACRPNQVLAFSLTHPVLARERWQPVLEVVKARLLTPVGLRSLAPGHPDYQVKYDGDLRTRDAAYHQGTVWTWLLGPFLDAWLRVFPADAPRARRLLSEFDLHLNEACVGSISEIFDAEPPYQPRGCMAQAWSVAEVLRTWVKTAS; from the coding sequence ATGAGCGAAATCGTGCGTCGCCTTGTGTGGCCTGGAAAAGAAAACGCGGAATCGTTGTTGGCGCGGGAATGGTTAGTGACCAACGGTTTGGGCGGATATGCTTCAGGCACATTGGGTGGCGTGGCCACGCGCCGCTTTCACGGTCTCTTGATCGCCGCACTACCCGCGCCGTTCGGGCGCACGATGATGCTCAATCGGCTCAGTGAAACGCTTCATCTGCCCGAAGGCACCGCCATCTCGTTATGTGGAGAAGAAAGCCAGCCCGATGCCCCTGAGATCATCGTGGCCCAATACCTGGCCGAATTCAGGCTTGAGCGCGGCTTGCCTGTCTGGCGGTTCGAGATCGGCCAAACGGTGCTCGAAAAATATCTGCTGCTGCCACATCGGCAGAATACCGTGCAGATAAGTTACAAGCTGCTCGCAGGTCCCGGGCCAGTCCAACTCGAATTGCGGCCAGCGCTCTATTTTCGTCCGCACGAAGGGCGTGTGGATGAGCCGCTGCTTGAGCCTTATACGTTACTGGCAAAGGGCGACCGGTATGAAATTAGTGGTCGGCAAGGTCACCCACCGCTGCGGTTGCGTTTGTTAGGGGAAGAGGCCGCTCTGACCTTGAAGCGCGATCTGATCCGCGATTTGCATTATCGAGTCGAAGCGCGGCGCGGCTATGACGCGCAAGGTGTGTTGTGGAGCCCAGGTAGTTTTACCACCGAACTGTCAGTCAATCGCACGGCTACGTTGATCGCCTCGAGCGAAGCCTGGGAGACCGTCGACGCACTGGCGCCGGAAGAAGCGCTCTCAGCCGAGCGCGAGCGGCGTGAGCGGTTGCTGTTAGCCGCCCCACCGCAAGCGCAGGAAGGACTGGGCGCGGAATTGGTGCTGGCGGCGGATCAATTCATCATCGTTCCCGCCGGACGCATCGAAGAAGCCGCCCGCGCCCGCGCCGCTGGTGACGAGGTGCGCACCGTTATCGCCGGGTATCACTGGTTCACTGATTGGGGGCGTGACACGATGATCTCGCTTGAAGGTCTGACGCTGGCGACGGGCCGTCTCGCTGAAGCGGGCTGGATTTTACGTACCTTCGCGCATTACGTGCGCGACGGCCTGATCCCCAACGTGTTCCCGGAAGGCGAAAGAGAAGGGCTCTATCACACGGCGGATGCTTCGCTCTGGTTCTTCCATGCGTTGGATCGGTATCTGCAAGCGACAGGAGACCGTGAGACTTTGCGCGTGATTCTGCCCGCATTACGGGAGATCGTGCAGCAGCATTTGAACGGCACGCATTTCGGCATCGGCATGGACGAGCGCGACGGGCTGCTGCGCCAGGGCGCGGCAGGCTATCAACTCACGTGGATGGATGCGAAGGTAGGCGATTGGGTCGTGACGCCGCGCCGGGGCAAAGCCGTTGAAATCAACGCGCTCTGGTACAACGCACTGCGCTTGCTGGCGCAATGGGTCAGTCAGGAAGAGAACGCGGCTGAGGCCGAGAGCTTCAAGCGCTACGCCGAGCAGGCGAAAGCCTCTTTCAATGCCCGCTTCTGGTATGGCGCGGGCGGCTACCTCTACGACGTGATAGACGGCGAACACGGCGACGACGCGGCCTGTCGTCCCAATCAGGTGTTGGCCTTTTCCCTCACACATCCCGTACTCGCGCGGGAACGCTGGCAGCCGGTGCTGGAAGTTGTTAAAGCCCGCCTGCTGACGCCTGTGGGTTTGCGCTCGCTCGCGCCGGGACATCCTGATTACCAGGTAAAATATGACGGTGACTTGCGCACACGCGATGCGGCCTATCATCAAGGTACCGTTTGGACTTGGCTGCTTGGGCCTTTCCTGGATGCCTGGTTACGGGTCTTTCCCGCAGATGCGCCGCGCGCGCGCCGCCTGCTCAGCGAATTTGATTTGCATCTGAACGAAGCCTGCGTTGGCTCAATCAGCGAAATCTTCGACGCTGAACCGCCTTACCAGCCGC